One segment of Chelmon rostratus isolate fCheRos1 chromosome 17, fCheRos1.pri, whole genome shotgun sequence DNA contains the following:
- the hmox1a gene encoding heme oxygenase 1a codes for METMKSDKKSETGDVGSDLSEQIKLATKDSHERAEATQLMLNYQKGQITLPQYKVLLCSLYEIYKALEEEMDRNSSHPAVAPIYFPQELARLESLETDLEHFLGSDWKKRVIVPAATLRYVQRLQKIGKESPELLVAHAYTRYLGDLSGGQMLRRITQKALNLSSNEGLSFFAFPGVSSPNLFKRLYRSRMNSIELTEEKRAAVLEEAVDAFELNIKVFDDLQKMLSVPTEPAESEGKASMFPSSAIMQLTVGLCVTLTTIGMGIYTL; via the exons ATGGAGACCATGAAGAGTGACAAGAAAAGTGAGACAGGAGACGTTGGCAG TGATTTATCGGAGCAGATTAAATTGGCCACCAAGGACAGCCATGAGAGAGCTGAAGCCACACAGCTGATGCTGAATTACCAGAAGGGACAGATCACCCTGCCGCAGTACAAG GTGCTGTTGTGTTCCCTCTACGAGATCTATAAGGCGCTAGAAGAGGAGATGGACAGAAATTCCTCCCATCCAGCTGTTGCACCGATATACTTCCCTCAGGAACTTGCCCGTCTGGAATCACTCGAAACAGATCTGGAGCACTTCTTGGGCTCAGACTGGAAGAAGAGGGTGATTGTCCCCGCAGCCACTCTCAGATATGTGCAGAGACTCCAAAAG ATTGGCAAAGAGAGCCCAGAGCTGTTGGTGGCCCACGCCTACACTCGCTATCTCGGGGATCTATCTGGAGGCCAAATGTTAAGGAGAATCACCCAGAAAGCTCTTAATCTCAGCAGCAACGAGGGGCTTTCATTTTTCGCCTTCCCCGGCGTGAGCAGCCCCAACCTCTTCAAGCGGCTGTACAGGAGCCGGATGAACAGCATCGAGCTGACGGAGGAGAAGAGGGCGGCGGTGCTGGAGGAGGCCGTTGACGCCTTCGAGTTAAACATAAAG GTCTTTGACGACTTGCAGAAAATGCTGAGTGTCCCAACAGAACCAGCGGAGTCAGAGGGCAAAGCTTCCATGTTCCCATCTTCAGCCATCATGCAGCTCACCGTGGGGTTGTGTGTCACCCTCACCACTATTGGAATGGGCATCTATACGTTGTAG